The Paraburkholderia largidicola DNA segment GTGAATTTCGACTGGGTCGAACTGGGCGAAACAGGTTGCCTGTGGATGCGTCTCGCGATTCCCTACAAGAAGAAGTTCGGCCCTGGCGGCAGCTTCGGCATCATCGGCTTTGCGGTGCCCGTCGATAACGATAACTGCCAGGTCTACTTCTGGCGCACGCGCAAGGTGAGCGGCTGGCAGCGCGACGCATGGCGCTTCCTGTATCGCAATCGCCTGGAAGGCCTGCATTGGGCGGTGCTGGAGCAAGACCGCTACGTGCTCGAAAGCCTCGCACCGAACGCGCGCGAACACGAATTCCTTTATCAGCACGATGTCGGTATGACGCGCGTGCGCCGCATGCTGCGTCAACGCGCGCAACAGCACTTCTCGGAGCTTGACGCATTCAACGCGAAGCAGGCGGAAGCAGGCGCGCAAGCGTCGACGGGGCATGCTCATGCCTGATGTCACGGTCTCCAGCCTGAGCGGTTTGAGCGGTCGGCGCGTCGTCGTGACGGGCGGCGCGCGCGGGCTCGGCGCAGCGTTCATCGATGCGCTTGCTAAAGCAGATGCGCAAGTCGTGTTCGGCGATGTGCTCGAAGCTGAAGGCCGTGCGCTCGCGGAGAAGCTCGGTGCGAACGTGCATTTCATTCCGCTCGATCTCGCCAGTCCCGACAGCATCGATGCCTTCGTCACGCAAGCCGCGCAGAAGATGGGCGGCATCGACGCCCTGATCAACAACGCCGCGATCACCAACTCAGGCGGACGCTTCGCGGAAGAACTGACCACGCAAACATGGGACGCCGTGATGAACGTCAACGTGCGCGGCACGTGGCTCATGTGCACAGCAGCGCTGCCGCATCTGCGGGACTCGAAGCGCGGCGCGATCGTGAACGTTGCGTCGGACACGGCGATGTGGGGCGCGCCGAAGCTGCTCGCGTACGTCGCAAGCAAGGGCGCGGTGATTTCGATGACGCGCTCGCTCGCACGCGAATTCGGTGCGCACGGCATCACGGTGAATGCAATTGCGCCTGGCCTCACGGAAGTCGAAGCGACGGCCTACGTGCCCGCCGAACGCCACGAGTATTACCTGAAAGGCCGCGCGTTGAACCGCGCACAAGTGCCCGATGACGTAACGGGCCCCGTGCTTTTCCTGCTGACGGACGCCGCCCGCTTCGTGACGGGCCAGTTGCTGCCCGTGAACGGCGGCTTCGTGATGAATTGACCTTGCTCGAACCAGCAAACCACATGGAGAAAACAATGGCCGACGCCGATCTCGAACGCAAATCGTGGGATCAACCCGCCGACGCAAGTTTCGAACAATGGATGGACACGCGCGTCGCGCGGTTCGAAACGCGCCGCTACGACTGGGACGCGCTGAAGTTCCAGGCTGACTACGACCCGAAGTACCGTCGCGCGCAAATGCGCTATGTCGGCACGGGCGGCACGGGTGTCGCGAAAGATATGAACACGGTGCCCGCAGGCAACTTCACGTTCTCGACGATGGTGATTCCCGCCGGCAACATCGGCCCGAGCCATATTCATATCGACGTCGAAGAAATCTTCTTCGTGCTGCGCGGCAAGATGAAAGTGATCTGCGAGCGCGACGGCGAAACGTGGGAAGCCGTGCTCGGCGAACGCGATCTGATCTCGGTGCCGCCGGGCGTGTATCGCACGGAAATCAACATTGGTGAAGAAGACGCGCTGATGTGCGTGATGCTCGGTTCGTCGAAGCCGATCACGCCGACGTATCCGCCTGACTCGCCGCTCGCAAAGATCAAGCGCGATCTCGCGAAGTAAGCCCACCACTCACGAAGTCATGCCCATGTCCGCAGCCTTGCCCGTCACTGTCGATCGAACCGTCACGCTGGAAACGCGCCTCTCGCACTTCCCGGCACGGCGGATCGAGATTGCGCCGCAATGCGCGATCGGCTATCGCGAAGCGGGTGCCGCACATGCCGATGCGCTGCCGCTCGTGCTGTTGCACGGTATCGGCTCGGGCGCGGCTTCGTGGGTGCAACAACTCGAAGCGTTGGGCACGACGCGCCGCGTGTTCGCGTGGGACGCGCCGGGCTATGGCGAATCGACGCCTGTTGCATCGGCTTCGCCCGCCGCGAGCGAGTACGCGAGTGCAGTCGAGCAATGGCTCAACGTACTAAACATAGAACGTTGCGTGCTGGTCGGTCATTCGCTTGGCGCGATCATCGCGGGCTCGTTCGCGGCATCGCACGCTGAGCGCGTCGCCGGTCTGTTGCTGATTTCGCCCGCGGCGGGCTACGGCGCGGCATCCGAAGAAGTGCGCGCGTCGAAGCGCGACAGCCGCCTTGCGATGCTCGCCGAACTCGGCCCGCAAGGACTCGCGGACCAACGCAGCGCCAACATGTTGTCGCCGCACGCCGATGACGCATCGCGCGACTGGGTCCGCTGGAACATGTCGCGCATCGTGCCGCACGGTTACGCACAGGCGACGCATCTGCTCGCCAACGCCGACCTCGCCAGCGATGTCACGACGTACACAGGCCGTATCACCGTCGCGGTCGGTGCAGAAGACGTGATTACGCCACCGTCGTCGTGTGAACGGATCGCGCTCGCAGCAAACACGCGTTTGCAGATCATCCCGCGCGCGGGTCACGCGGGCTATATCGAGGCGAGCACTGACTACACCGCGCTCATCGACGCATTCTGCTGCGCGAGCGACGGCCAATGGAGCAAGGCATGACCCCCGAATTGACGGGCACTGCACCTGAAGCAGAAGAAGACCGCAACGACGCGAGCTATCGCGTGCCCGGACTCGAACGCGGCCTGCGCATTCTCACGGAGTTTTCGCCGCGCGAACCGGTGCTCGGCGCGCCCGAGTTGTCGAAGCGCCTCGGCATTCCGCGCACGACGGTGTTCCGTCTGCTGCAGACGCTCGAATCGCTAGGCTTCCTGGAGCGGGCAGATCGCGATCGTAACTATCGCCTGGGCGTCGCGGTGCTGCGCCTCGGCTTCGAATATCTCAGTTCGCTCGAACTCACCGATCTCGGCTTGCCGCTGATCGAAGGGTTGCGCGACGCGACGGGCCTGACCACGCACATCGTGATCCGCGACGGCCGCGACGTGGTGTTCGTCGCGAAGGCGCAGAGTCACGCGCCCGTGTTCAGCTCGGTGAAGGTAAACGTCGGCACGCGGCTGCCCGCGCATGCAACGACGCATGGCCACGTGCTGATGGGCGATCTGTCGCTCGACGAACTGCGTGCGCTGTATCCGGAGCAGACGCTTGAACGTTTCACCAAACACACGCCCGCCACTGTCGATGAACTGTACGAGCGCGTGAAGGACGACGCAGTGCGCGGTTTCGCGATCAGCGAATCGTCGTTTGAAAACGGCATTTCCGTGATCAGTGTGCCTGTGCGCAACGATACGGGCCGCATCGCCGCCGTCATCACGACGACGATCCCGCGTCCGCAGATCGACGCGGCGCTGCTCGATGGCGGCCTCATCGACAAGGTGCGCACTGCGGCGGAGCAACTGTCGCTGCGGCTGAACTATCGGCCGTCGGCGGAAAGCAGGTACATGAAGGCATTGGGGCTCTGATGATTCAAATCGATCTCACAGGACAGGTTGCAGTGGTGACGGGCGGCTCGTCCGGCATCGGTCTCGCAACAGCCGAACTCTTTTTGCGTGCGGGCGCATCGGTAGCGATCTGCGGGCGCGACACCGACCGGCTTGCAAGCGCCGAAGCTTCGTTGCGCGCTCAGTTTCCGCAAGCGCAATTGCTCGCCGCGCGCTGCAACGTGCTCGATGCCGATGAAGTCGTCGCATTTGCGAATGCAGTACAGCAACGCTTCGGCCGCACCGACATGCTCGTGAACAACGCAGGCCAGGGCCGCGTATCGACGTTCGCCGACACGAGCGACGAAGCGTGGCGCGAAGAACTGGACCTCAAGTACTTCAGCGTGATCCGTCCGACGCGCGCATTTCTGCCGATGCTCACGCAAGCCGCGCAACAAGGCCACGGTTCGATTGTCTGCGTGAACTCGCTGCTCGCATTGCAGCCGGAGTCGCATATGGTCGCGACCTCGTCGGCGCGCGCGGGCGTGCAGAACCTGATCAAGTCGCTGGCCGTGGAACTCGCGCCGCAGCGCATTCGCGTGAACTCGATTCTGATCGGCATCGTCGAGTCGGGCCAATGGCGCCGACGCTATCAGACGCAGGCGCAGCCGGGACAAAGCTGGGAAGAATGGACCAGCGAACTCGCGCGCAAGAAGAACATTCCGCTCGGCCGCTTCGGCCGTCCTGAAGAGGCCGCACAAGCGCTCTTTTATCTCGCTACACCCCTGTCGTCGTACACGACGGGAAGCCATATCGATGTTTCCGGAGGCGTTGCACGTCATGTCTAACAAAACCACCGTCGGCGAGCTGATCGCCGCTTTTCTCGAGCAATGCGGCGTTAAAACTGCATTCGGCGTGATCTCGATCCACAACATGCCGATCCTCGACGCGATCAACACGCGCGGCAACATCCGCTATGTCGGCGCGCGCGGCGAAGCGGGCGCGCTGAACATGGCCGATGGTCTCGCGCGCGTGTCGGGCGGCCTCGGCGTCGCGTTCACGAGCACGGGCACGGCTGCGGGCAACGCGGCGGGCGCGATGGTCGAAGCGCTGACGGCAGGCACGGCGCTCGTGCATATCACCGGTCAGATCGAATCGACGTATCTGGATCAGGACCTCGCGTACATCCACGAAGCGCCCGATCAGCTGGCGATGCTCTCGTCGATTTCGAAGGCCGCATACCGCGTGCGCTCGGTCGAGACGGCGTTGGCAACCGTGCGCGAAGCCGTGCGCGTCGCGCAAACGGCGCCGAGTGGTCCCGTCAGTGTCGAGATTCCGATCGACATCCAGGCCGCTGAAATCGAATGGCCCGTCGACATGGCTGCGCCGCACATCAACACGCTGACGCACGACGCGAAGCGCGTCGAACAACTTGCCGACGAACTCGCGAAAGCGAAGCGTCCGTTGCTGTGGCTCGGTGGCGGAACGCGTCATGCGCGTGCACAGGTCGAACGCCTCGTGAAGCTCGGCTTCGGCGTCGTGACCAGCGTGCAGGGCCGCGGCGTGCTGCCCGAAGATCATCCCGCGACGCTCGGTGCATTCAACGTGCAGCCGACAGTCGAGAAGTTCTACAAGACCTGCGATGCGCTGCTCGTGGTTGGCTCGCGTCTGCGGGGCAACGAAACGCTCAAGTACAAGCTCGCGTTGCCGCAACCGCTGTTCCGCGTCGACGCCGACGCACTCGCCGACAACCGCGGCTATCGCAATGAGCTGTTCGTTCATGGCGATGCCGTCGCCGTGCTCGATCAGCTCGCGACGCTGCTCGAAGGCCGCATGAAGATCGACCCGGCATTTGCCGGTGATCTGGCCGCGACGCGCGAAGTCGCTGTCGCTGAAACGGGCAAGGGTCTCGGACCGTACAAGCGCCTCGTCGACGTGCTGCAACACGCCGTGGGCCGCGACTACAACTGGGTGCGCGACGTGACGATCTCGAACAGCACGTGGGGCAACCGCATGCTGAAGATCTTCCAGCCGCGCGCGGGCGTGCATGCGCTTGGCGGCGGCATCGGCCAGGGCATCCAGATGGCGATCGGCGCGGCGCTCGCGGATGCGGCGGCGAAGACCGTTTGCCTCGTCGGCGATGGTGGCCTGATGGTCAACGTCGGCGAACTGGTCACGGCCGTGCAGGAAAACGCGAACGTGATGATCGTGCTGATGAACGATCAATGCTACGGCGTGATCCGCAACATTCAGGACGCGCACTATGGCGGCCGCCGCTGCTACGTGCAACTGCATCAACCGGATTTTGCGCAGTTCTGCGCGAGCTTCGGCCTCACGCACTACCGCATTTCGTCGCTGGATCAGGCTGACGATGTGATCCGCGACGGCATCGCGAAGAGCGGGCCGGTGCTGGTCGAAGTGGACATGTTGTCGGTCGGTTCATTCGCCACTGCATTCGCCGGCCCGCCCGTGCGCAAACAGGAGCCAGAACATGCCTAACGTTGCGGGCATCAATCATCACACGCCCATCGACATCGCGATGATCGGTTTCGGCGCCATCGGTCAGACCGTGTATCACGCGGTTGCTGCCGATCCGCAAGTGCATGTGTCGCATGTGATCGTGCCCGAGCATCAGGCCAACGCCGTGCGTGAGCAGGTCGGGCCGGATGTGGATGTCGTGTGGACCGTCGATGCATTGAAGTCGCGTCCGCAATTCGCGCTCGAATGCGCGGGGCACGGCGCGCTGGTGAGCCATGTCGTGCCGCTGCTGAAGGCAGGCACCGATTGCGCCGTAGCGTCGATCGGCGCGCTGTCGGATCTGAGCCTGCTTGAAGCGCTGAACGCCGCCGCTGATGAAGGCCATGCAACCGTGACGCTGCTTTCCGGCGCCATTGGCGGCATTGACGCGCTCGCAGCGGCAAAACTCGGTGGCCTCGACGAAGTGCAGTACATCGGCCGCAAGCCGCCGACGGGCTGGCTCGGCACGCCCGCCGAGCAACTCTGCGATCTGCAGACGCTGACGGAAGCGCGCGTGATTTTCGAAGGCAGCGCGCGCGAAGCGGCGCGCCTGTATCCGAAGAACGCAAACGTCGCGGCAACTGTCGCGCTCGCCGGTCTCGGCCTCGATCAGACGATGGTGCGTCTGATCGCCGATCCCGCCGTGACGCGCAACGTGCATCGCATCGTCGCGCGCGGCGCGTTCGGCGAGATGTCGCTCGAAATGAGCGGCAAGCCGCTGCCCGACAATCCGAAGACCTCTGCGCTGACCGCGTTCAGCGCGATCCGCGCGCTGCGCAATCGCGCGGCCCGCTGCGTGATCTGAAGATCTGACAGTCAAAGGAAGTACGACATGCCCCACACCGACATCATTTCGAGCCTCGTGCCCACCGCCGACATTTTTGTCGGCGGCGAATGGAAACGCGGGCGCGGTGCACTGTACGCGAGCATTTATCCCGCTGACGGCTCGGTGAACACCGAAATCACGACGGCCGATGCCGACGATGCGCGCGAAGCCGCCGAAGCCGCCGACCTCGCGTGGCGCCAGCCGAACTGGTCCGGTCTGAAGCCGCATCAGCGCGCGCTGATTCTGTATCGCATCGCCGATCTGATCATGGCGAAGCACGAAGCGCTCGCACAACTGCAACGCCGCGACAACGGCAAGCCGATTGGCGAAACGCGCGTACTGGTCGCGAGCGCAGCGAACACGTTCCGCTATTTCGCGGCGTGCCTCGAAACACTCGACGAAGAAGTGACGCCCTCGCGCGGCGACTATCTGACGATGAGCGTACACGAGCCGATCGGCGTGATTGCGGCGATTACGCCGTGGAATTCACCCATCGCTTCCGATGCGCAAAAGCTCGCGCCCGCTTTGGCTGCTGGCAATGCCGTCGTGTTGAAGCCCGCTGAAATAACGCCGCTGGTGTCGCTCGCGCTTGCTCGCATCTGCGAGGAAGCGGGCGTGCCGAAGGGTGTGGTGAGCGTACTGCCCGGCAAGGGCTCGGTGATCGGTGATGTGCTGGTGCGCCATCCGCTCGTGAAGAAAGTGTCGTTCACGGGTGGCACGGAAGTGGGGCGCGGCATCGCGCGGATCGCGGCGGACAAGTTGATGCCTGTGTCGCTCGAACTCGGCGGCAAATCGCCGACGATGGTTTTCGACGACGCCGATCTCGATCATGCAGTGAACGGCGTGTTGTACGGCATTTTCAGTTCGTCGGGCGAAGCGTGCATCGCGGGTTCGCGTCTGTTCGTGCAGCGCTCGATCTATCCCGAGTTCATGAAGCGGCTGACTGCGAAAGCGCGTGAGTTGCGCGTCGGCGATCCCGCGAGTGAAAGCACGCAGATGGGTCCGCTGATTTCCGCGAAGCATCGCGAATCGGTTGAGCGTTATGTCGCGCTGGGTCTCGAAGAAGGCGGCCGTTTGCTGTGTGGTGGCGAACGGCCTGTCGGCAATAACCGCGAACAAGGCTTCTTCTATCAGCCGACGATTCTCGAGGGCCTGTCGAACAACGCACGCATTTGCCAGGAAGAAATCTTCGGGCCCGTGCTGGTCGCGATGCCGTTCGACGACGAAGCGTCGCTGCTGAAAGAAGCGAACGACAGCGTATTCGGTCTCGCCGCCGGCATCTGGACGCGGGACTACAAGCGCGCATGGCGCGTCGCGCGCGCGCTCGAAGCGGGCACCGTCTGGATCAACACGTACAAGCTGTTCTCGATTTCGACGCCGTTCTCAGGCTGGAAAGAAAGCGGCATGGGCCGCGAGAAAGGCCGCCTGGGCATTCGTGAGTACATGCAGCAAAAGAGCCTCTACTGGGGCTTGAACGACGCCCCGTTGGCTTGGGCGAACTGAAGAGGCACGCAACATGAGCATTCTCGGCATTGAACAGATCACGTACGGCGTGACGGATCTCGATACCTGTCGGCGCTTTTTCGCCGACTGGGGCATGAAGGAAACCGCGCACGACGAAACGCGCGCGCGCTTCGAAACATTGAACGGTTGCACGGTGCTCGCGGTGATGGCGAACGACCCGTCGCTGCCGCCCGCGTTCGAAGAAGGTCCGACGCTGCGCGAAGTGACGTGGGGCGTCGCCACGCCCGCCGATCTCGACAAATACCGTGCGAGTCTCGAAGGCGCGCAGGGCTATTACTCGAACGACGACGCCGTCGGCTGCATCGATCCGAACGGTATGGCGATTCGCGTTGAAGTGACACGCAAGCGCGCCGTCGATGTGCATGGTTCGCCGTCGAACGTATGGGGCCAGACGCTGCGTGTCGATACGCCTAGTCCGATCTACGAACGCGCGGAACCCGTCGAAGTGGGCCACGTCGTGTTTTTCACGAACTGCCTCGCGGAGCAGGAGACGTTCTATCAGGAACGACTCGGCTTCGAGATGTCGGACCGTTATCCGGGCCGTGGCGCATTCATGCGTTGCGCGCCGCACGGCGGCCATCACGACATCTTTCTGCTGCAACTGCCGACAGGCAAGCGCGGATTGAATCACGTTGCGTTCACCGTGCGCGACATCCACGAAGTATTCGGTGGCGGCATGCACGTCAGCCGTTGCGGGTGGGATACGCAACTCGGGCCGGGACGTCACCCTGTCTCGTCCGCGTACTTCTGGTACTTCCAGAATCCGGCAGGCGGACTGATCGAGTATTACGCCGACGAAGATCAACTCACGCCCGAATGGCAGCCGCGCGATTTCGAACCGGGTCCGACCGTGTTCGCCGAATGGGCGATCGACGGCGGTATCGACGGCAACACGCGCCGTCAGAAGAACGCGAAGGCGCCGGAAGGCAAGTTCATGACGGAGCGCAAACATGACTGACGCTGCCATTTCAAACGCTGCGAGCAACGCGGACGTGCCGCAAACGATCGTCGTGATCGGCGGGGGGCAGGCTGCGGGCTGGGTCGTGAAGACGCTGCGCAAGACGGGCTTCGAAGGCCGTCTCGTGATGATCGCGGATGAGATTCATCTGCCGTATGAGCGGCCGCCGCTGTCGAAAGCGGTGCTGTCGGGTGATGCCGACATCGATACGGTGCGCCTCTTCGCAAGCGACGATTTCGCTTCGCTCAACGTCGAAGCATGGCAGCCGGACGTTGCGACGCAGATCGACCGCGCACAACGCATCGTGCGTACGCAATCGGGACGCGAAGTGCAGTACGACCGGCTCGTGATCGCAACGGGCGGCGCGGCGCGCAAGCTGCCTGCGTCGTTGGTGAAGACGGATCACATCGCGTATCTGCGCACGTTGGACGAAGCGTCGGCGCTCGGCGAGCGTTTGCGCGCTAGCAAGCATGTGCTCGTGATCGGCGGTGGATGGATCGGTCTCGAAGTCGCGGCGACGGCGCGCAAGCTCGGCGTCGCGGCGACGGTCGTGGAAGGCGCGCCGCGTCTGTGTGCGCGTTCGGTGCCGCCTGCCGTATCGGACTTCCTGCTCGATCTGCATCGCTCGAATGGCGTCGACGTGCGTTTGTCCGCTGCGTTGACGTCGCTCGACACGCATCCTGACGACGCGAGCAAAGTGCGCGCGACGCTTGCGGACGGCACATCCATCGATGCCGATTTCGCCGTGGCGGGCATCGGTCTGACGCCGCATACGTCGCTGGCTGAAGCGGCCGGCTTGCCTGTGAACGACGGTATCGTCGTCGACGAACACGGCATGACGAACGACCCGCGCATCTTCGCTTGCGGCGATGTCGCGAATCATCCGAGCGCGTGGTTGAAGCGTCGCGTGCGGCTCGAATCGTGGGCGAATGCGCAGAACCAGGCGATCGTCGTCGCGAAGGCCATGCTCGGTCAGTTCGAACCGTATGCGGAGATTCCGTGGTTCTGGTCGGATCAATACGACGTGAACCTGCAGATTCTCGGCGACATTCCCGCCGATGCCGAACTCGTCGTGCGTGGCGATGTCAGCGCGCGCCGCGCGACGCTCTTTCATGTCGCGGACGGTGGCGTGCGCGGCGTGATTGCGATCAACACGCCGCGCGATCTGAAGCTCGCGCGCAAATGGATGACCCAGGGGCGCACGGTCGATGTGGCGGCTCTGGCCGACGCCGACAAGGCGCTTGCCTAACCACAGTACGGGGCGGAGAAACGACGCATGAGCACTATCGACAACACGTTTGAGGCACACAGCAGCGCCGGTGTCTCCCATCCCGCGACGCGCGGCTCGATCATTGCGCGGCTCGAACGATTGCCCGCGAATGCGATGCTGGTGCGCGCGCGCATACTGATCGGCCTCGCGACGTTCTTTGACGGCTTCGACGTCATCGCGATCGCCGCGACGCTGCCGATCCTGATCGGCAAATGGCATCTGACGCCGTGGGATGTGGGCCTGATGATCGGCGCGAGTTCGGTCGGCCAATTGATCGGCGCGTTTCTGTTTCCGTGGTATGCGGAGCGTCACGGCCGCGTGAAGGCGATCGCGCTGAGTTCGGGGTTGATCGGTGTGACGAGTATCGCGTGTGGTTTTGCACCGACATTTGCAGTGTTTTTCGTGTTGCGCATCGTGCAGGGCATCGGGCTGGGTGGCGAGTTGCCCGTGGCCGCGACGTACATCAATGAAATCTGCCGCGCGCATGGACGCGGGCGCTTCGTGCTGCTGTACGAGATCGTGTTCCCGGTCGGCCTGCTTGCGTCGAATGCATTGGGCGCGTGGATCGTGCCGCGCTTCGGCTGGGAGGCGATGTACTTTATCGGCGGCATGCCGTTGATCCTGTTCTTCGTGCTGCGCAGGCTCGTGCCCGAATCGCCGCGCTGGCTCGCAGAACGCGGCCGCATGAACGAAGCCGCCGATGCCGTGCACGCTTTCGAGCGCACCGCCAAAAGCGCGCTGCCGCCGATGCAAGATCCCGCTGATTTCGAAGCGATGGCTGCGCGCCACCCGAAACGCAAGATGCGCGATCTGTTCGGCAAGGCGTACTGGAAGCGCTCGGCGGCTGTCGCGATGCTGTGGATGACGTGCGGCGTGATCCAGTACGGTCTGTCGACGTGGCTGCCGACGATTTATCGCACGGTGTATCACGCGCCGTTGCAACTGGCGCTGAATCTGGCTGTTGCTGCGTCCGTGCTTGGCGTGCTCGGTTCGCTGCTGTGCGCGATGCTGGTCGACAAGGTGGGCCGCAAGCCGATCATCAACTGGTCGTTCATGTTGTGCGCGTTGTCGCTGGTGTTGGCGGGCGTGTTCCATGACGCCTCCGTTTATGTGGTGGCGACGTGCTGTGCGTTCGCGCTCGGCTGGCTGGCGTGTGGGTTCATCACGGCTTATGTGTACACGCCTGAGTTGTATCCGACGAGTATTCGCGCGTTTGGGTGCGGTGTTGGCGGCGCGTGGTTGAAGCTTGCAGCGATCTTTGCGCCGACGCTGGTGTCGAAGACGATGGTCGGCGGGAATCTCGATGTGGCGTTTTATCTGCTTGCCGTGGTGCCGTTTCTTGCGGCGCTTGTCGTGCAGTTTCTGGGGATCGAGACGAAGGGGAAGGTGCTGGAGCAGCTGGAAGCCTAGGCTTCTCTGACGTGTTTTATGTCGGGCCGCGATGCGCAGGTTCTGCGTATCGTGGCCCGAGTTGTTTTGAGGTGAGGGTTTTCGGGAGTGAGTCTTTGGGTGCGTTTCGAACGCACCTCAAGCTGCATCGGCATGGTTCGAATGATCTGAAAACGCCCGTTTCAGCCCATTTCCACACGCTTTTAGAGGATGACGAGCAGGCAGAATGAGGCATTTGAGAAGCACGCAACCTGTAAAGGTGAGGGTTTTCGGGACTTCGCTACGGGAGGGGTTCCCGCGGTCGTGACATGTCTCCACTTGAAAAATATACCACTAAGTGGTATATTTCATCACGTCCACGACTTGACCTCAAATGAAGAAAAAGGCGCTGCGGGTTTTCAAAACGGCCTGGTTCACCAAAAAGGCCAGGTCTGCGGGTATCCCAGACGCGGAGCTATGCAAGGCTGCGAGAGAGCTGACCGACGGACAAGGCGACGACCTCGGTGGGAACGTCTGGAAAAAGCGTCTGGATAAGAACACGAAGCGAGGCATCGTCGTCAACAAGGTCGGCGATTTTTGGGTGTTCGTCTACGTATTTGCGAAGAGCGCCCGCGAGAACATTGACGATCGCGAGTTGCGCGGTTTCAAGAAGCTTGCCCGGGACTACGGTG contains these protein-coding regions:
- a CDS encoding NAD(P)/FAD-dependent oxidoreductase — its product is MTDAAISNAASNADVPQTIVVIGGGQAAGWVVKTLRKTGFEGRLVMIADEIHLPYERPPLSKAVLSGDADIDTVRLFASDDFASLNVEAWQPDVATQIDRAQRIVRTQSGREVQYDRLVIATGGAARKLPASLVKTDHIAYLRTLDEASALGERLRASKHVLVIGGGWIGLEVAATARKLGVAATVVEGAPRLCARSVPPAVSDFLLDLHRSNGVDVRLSAALTSLDTHPDDASKVRATLADGTSIDADFAVAGIGLTPHTSLAEAAGLPVNDGIVVDEHGMTNDPRIFACGDVANHPSAWLKRRVRLESWANAQNQAIVVAKAMLGQFEPYAEIPWFWSDQYDVNLQILGDIPADAELVVRGDVSARRATLFHVADGGVRGVIAINTPRDLKLARKWMTQGRTVDVAALADADKALA
- a CDS encoding type II toxin-antitoxin system RelE/ParE family toxin, with the protein product MKKKALRVFKTAWFTKKARSAGIPDAELCKAARELTDGQGDDLGGNVWKKRLDKNTKRGIVVNKVGDFWVFVYVFAKSARENIDDRELRGFKKLARDYGAAKPADIDWMLEAKELVEICNG
- a CDS encoding MFS transporter, producing MSTIDNTFEAHSSAGVSHPATRGSIIARLERLPANAMLVRARILIGLATFFDGFDVIAIAATLPILIGKWHLTPWDVGLMIGASSVGQLIGAFLFPWYAERHGRVKAIALSSGLIGVTSIACGFAPTFAVFFVLRIVQGIGLGGELPVAATYINEICRAHGRGRFVLLYEIVFPVGLLASNALGAWIVPRFGWEAMYFIGGMPLILFFVLRRLVPESPRWLAERGRMNEAADAVHAFERTAKSALPPMQDPADFEAMAARHPKRKMRDLFGKAYWKRSAAVAMLWMTCGVIQYGLSTWLPTIYRTVYHAPLQLALNLAVAASVLGVLGSLLCAMLVDKVGRKPIINWSFMLCALSLVLAGVFHDASVYVVATCCAFALGWLACGFITAYVYTPELYPTSIRAFGCGVGGAWLKLAAIFAPTLVSKTMVGGNLDVAFYLLAVVPFLAALVVQFLGIETKGKVLEQLEA